A window of Raineyella sp. W15-4 contains these coding sequences:
- a CDS encoding patatin-like phospholipase family protein, which yields MPSSVLPAGADRPTTTPDHPQIDATGRVPTAGERAVVLGGGGSLGNAWEIGVIAGLYEAGVDITEADLTIGTSAGATAAAQLAGGLPPTELLAAILDPAPQHPVDPGSAGPGSADRRPAPSRPVPEQMARTAAVIAAAADPADMRSRMGAEALAADAASHGAASARWRDVVAGRLPGLQWPQRLLLITAINARTGEPVVFDRDSGVDLVDAVAASTSSGFGVPPYAIGDGRYLDGGYRRNENADLAAGYARVLVLSPFGGRSRHPQVWGMDLATQVDELRAGGSRVETVFPTGDTEHALRVNAMDVTQRPAAARAGHDQGRALAGRLTEFWC from the coding sequence GTGCCCTCTTCTGTGCTGCCCGCGGGCGCCGACCGGCCGACGACCACGCCGGACCATCCCCAGATCGACGCCACCGGGCGGGTGCCCACCGCGGGCGAGCGCGCCGTGGTCCTCGGCGGTGGCGGATCGCTCGGCAACGCGTGGGAGATCGGCGTCATCGCCGGTCTCTACGAGGCCGGGGTGGACATCACCGAGGCCGACCTGACCATCGGCACGTCGGCCGGTGCAACCGCTGCGGCCCAGCTCGCCGGCGGGCTCCCACCGACCGAACTCCTCGCGGCGATCCTCGACCCGGCACCACAGCACCCGGTCGACCCGGGCAGTGCCGGCCCGGGCAGTGCCGACCGTCGGCCTGCTCCGAGCCGGCCGGTGCCAGAGCAGATGGCCAGGACAGCCGCCGTCATCGCCGCCGCGGCGGATCCGGCCGACATGCGTAGCCGGATGGGCGCGGAGGCCCTCGCGGCGGACGCGGCGTCCCATGGTGCTGCGTCGGCGCGGTGGCGGGACGTGGTCGCCGGTCGGCTGCCCGGTCTGCAGTGGCCGCAACGGTTGTTGTTGATCACGGCGATCAACGCCCGCACCGGCGAGCCGGTCGTGTTCGACCGCGACAGCGGGGTCGACCTGGTGGACGCCGTCGCCGCCAGCACGTCGAGCGGCTTCGGGGTCCCGCCGTACGCCATCGGCGACGGGCGCTACCTCGACGGCGGCTACCGGCGCAACGAGAACGCCGATCTGGCGGCCGGGTACGCCCGGGTGCTGGTGCTGTCCCCGTTCGGCGGCCGATCGCGGCATCCACAGGTCTGGGGCATGGACCTCGCCACCCAGGTCGACGAGCTGCGGGCGGGCGGCAGCAGGGTCGAGACGGTCTTCCCGACCGGCGACACCGAGCATGCGCTCCGCGTCAATGCGATGGATGTGACGCAGCGTCCGGCCGCCGCCCGAGCCGGGCACGACCAAGGCCGGGCTCTCGCCGGGAGGCTCACCGAGTTCTGGTGCTGA
- a CDS encoding lysophospholipid acyltransferase family protein, which yields MDLGYRLIVALCRIAFRWMGLRFRITGLHNVPRRGGALIAINHTAHVDFVFAGLGVLKADGRLVRFMAKKSIWQHPVAGAVMRMCRHIPVDRRAGAEGYRLAVEALLDDQLVGIYPEATMSRSFEVKELKTGAVRMARETGRPIIPTIVWGSQRIWTKDHPRDFSRSGIPVHIAFGSPIHVGPEDDIAAATRQLRLAMARLLDEVIAGYPAMTGTDLAFLPRRWGGTAPTPAEAYDRDLADMTRTHDEWTR from the coding sequence ATGGACCTCGGCTACCGCCTGATCGTCGCCCTGTGCCGGATCGCCTTCCGGTGGATGGGGCTCCGCTTCCGGATCACCGGCCTGCACAACGTGCCCCGGCGCGGTGGCGCGCTGATCGCGATCAACCACACCGCCCATGTGGACTTCGTCTTCGCCGGGCTCGGAGTGCTCAAGGCCGACGGCCGGCTGGTCCGGTTCATGGCCAAGAAGTCGATCTGGCAGCACCCCGTCGCCGGGGCGGTGATGCGGATGTGCCGCCACATCCCGGTCGACCGGCGGGCCGGCGCCGAGGGCTACCGGCTGGCGGTGGAGGCGCTGCTGGACGACCAGCTCGTCGGCATCTATCCCGAGGCGACGATGTCGCGGTCGTTCGAGGTCAAGGAGCTCAAGACCGGCGCGGTACGGATGGCCCGGGAGACCGGACGCCCGATCATCCCCACCATCGTCTGGGGCTCCCAGCGGATCTGGACCAAGGACCACCCGCGCGACTTCTCCCGCTCGGGGATCCCGGTGCACATCGCCTTCGGCAGCCCGATCCACGTCGGCCCCGAGGACGACATCGCGGCGGCCACCCGGCAGCTGCGGCTGGCGATGGCACGGCTGCTCGATGAAGTGATCGCCGGCTACCCGGCGATGACCGGCACCGACCTGGCCTTCCTGCCCCGGCGCTGGGGCGGCACCGCGCCGACCCCGGCCGAGGCGTACGACCGGGACCTGGCCGACATGACCCGGACCCACGACGAGTGGACCCGCTGA
- a CDS encoding NAD-dependent succinate-semialdehyde dehydrogenase → MSVDAVLSALPHGQFIAGTWRPSEAAFDVVNPATEEVIDRVADGTPEDARAALDAACDAARGWAGTAPRERAEVLRRAFDLVLERRDLFATCMTLEMGKPLPEAYGEVAYGAEFLRWFSEEAVRIEGRFSVAPSSGQRILTMKQPVGPVYAITPWNFPLAMGTRKLAPAIAAGCTAVIKPAHETPLTTLLFIQALQDAGLPAGVVNCLTSSHSAAVSEPIIADPRLRKLTFTGSTGVGRILLRQAADHVLKTSMELGGNAPFLVLPSADLDKAVQGALDAKMRNTGEACTAANRMYVHESVAAEFSTRLAEKMAALPVGNGLADGVRVGPLVSARQLTTVTDLLRDAVARGARVATGGGRPDGAGYFLQPTVLTDVPPDARVFREEIFGPVAPIATFATLDEAITLANATEFGLMAYVFAENLGEAAYVVERLESGMVGLNSGVISDPAAPFGGVKESGLGREGSHEGLEEYLETKYVGIRF, encoded by the coding sequence ATGTCCGTCGACGCAGTGCTCTCAGCCCTTCCCCACGGTCAATTCATCGCAGGGACCTGGCGACCGTCCGAAGCCGCCTTCGACGTGGTGAACCCCGCCACCGAGGAGGTCATCGACCGGGTCGCCGACGGCACCCCGGAGGACGCCCGGGCGGCTCTCGACGCCGCCTGCGACGCGGCCCGGGGCTGGGCCGGGACCGCCCCGCGGGAGCGGGCCGAGGTGCTGCGGCGGGCCTTCGACCTGGTGCTGGAGCGCCGTGACCTCTTCGCCACCTGTATGACCCTGGAGATGGGCAAGCCGCTCCCGGAGGCGTACGGCGAGGTGGCGTACGGAGCGGAGTTCCTGCGCTGGTTCTCCGAGGAGGCGGTCCGAATCGAGGGCCGGTTCTCCGTCGCCCCGTCCTCCGGGCAGCGGATCCTCACCATGAAGCAGCCCGTCGGCCCGGTCTACGCCATCACCCCGTGGAACTTCCCGCTGGCGATGGGCACCCGCAAGCTCGCCCCGGCGATCGCCGCCGGCTGCACCGCGGTGATCAAGCCGGCCCACGAGACCCCGCTGACCACCCTGCTGTTCATCCAGGCGCTGCAGGACGCCGGGCTGCCCGCCGGGGTGGTCAACTGCCTCACCTCGTCGCACTCCGCCGCGGTCTCCGAGCCGATCATCGCCGACCCCCGGCTGCGCAAGCTCACCTTCACCGGCTCCACCGGGGTGGGCCGGATCCTGCTGCGCCAGGCCGCCGACCACGTGCTGAAGACCTCGATGGAGCTCGGCGGCAACGCCCCGTTCCTGGTGCTGCCCTCGGCCGACCTCGACAAGGCCGTCCAGGGGGCACTGGACGCCAAGATGCGCAACACGGGCGAGGCCTGCACCGCGGCGAACCGGATGTACGTGCACGAATCGGTGGCCGCCGAGTTCAGCACGCGGCTGGCCGAGAAGATGGCCGCCCTCCCGGTCGGCAACGGTCTGGCCGACGGCGTCCGGGTCGGGCCGCTGGTCAGCGCCAGGCAGCTGACCACCGTCACCGACCTGCTCCGGGACGCGGTCGCGCGCGGCGCCCGGGTCGCCACCGGCGGTGGACGTCCGGACGGGGCCGGCTACTTCCTCCAGCCGACGGTGCTCACCGACGTGCCGCCCGATGCCCGGGTGTTCCGCGAGGAGATCTTCGGCCCGGTCGCACCGATCGCGACCTTCGCGACGCTGGACGAGGCGATCACGCTGGCCAATGCCACCGAGTTCGGCCTGATGGCCTACGTCTTCGCGGAGAACCTCGGCGAGGCGGCGTACGTCGTGGAGCGGCTCGAATCCGGCATGGTCGGCCTCAACTCCGGGGTCATCTCCGACCCGGCCGCCCCGTTCGGAGGAGTGAAGGAGTCCGGCCTGGGCCGGGAGGGCAGCCACGAGGGCCTCGAGGAGTACCTGGAGACGAAGTACGTCGGCATCCGGTTCTGA
- a CDS encoding O-acetylhomoserine aminocarboxypropyltransferase/cysteine synthase family protein encodes MTYHPETLAIHAGQEQPDPTTHARAVPIYQTTSYVFDSAEEAADLFALRKPGNIYGRIMNPTEDVFEQRITALEGGVGALATSAGAAAITYAVLNLVNAGDNIVAAATLYGGTFALFEHTLAQYGIEARFVDPDHPEQLAEYVDDHTRLVFGETIANPKLNILDLDAWAGAAHALGLPFIVDNTAPTPALCRAFEHGVDVVVHSATKYIGGHGTAMGGVIVDSGNFDWAAHAERFPSLTSGDPAYHGVVWTEAAGKAAYIVRARTILLRNMGATIAPLHAWLFLQGLESLYLRMERHSQNALAVARHLEQHPDVAWVNYPGLDSSPYKATADRLFTGAGYGGLVSFGLKAGRDAGRRVVEGLDLFSHLANIGDVKSLAIHNASTTHSQLSDDELAAAGVAPEMIRLSIGTEHIGDLIADLDQALATVR; translated from the coding sequence ATGACTTACCATCCCGAAACGCTCGCGATCCATGCCGGTCAGGAGCAACCCGATCCGACCACCCACGCCAGGGCGGTCCCGATCTACCAGACGACGTCGTACGTGTTCGACTCCGCCGAGGAGGCCGCGGATCTCTTCGCCCTGCGTAAGCCGGGCAACATCTACGGCCGGATCATGAACCCGACCGAGGACGTTTTCGAGCAGCGGATCACGGCGCTGGAGGGCGGGGTGGGCGCGCTGGCCACCTCCGCGGGCGCCGCTGCCATCACCTACGCAGTGCTCAACCTGGTCAATGCCGGTGACAACATCGTCGCGGCCGCCACGCTCTACGGCGGCACCTTCGCGCTGTTCGAGCACACCCTGGCGCAGTACGGCATCGAGGCACGGTTCGTCGATCCCGACCACCCCGAGCAGCTCGCCGAGTACGTCGATGACCACACCCGGCTGGTCTTCGGCGAGACCATCGCCAACCCCAAGCTCAACATCCTCGATCTGGACGCCTGGGCGGGCGCGGCGCACGCCCTGGGTCTGCCGTTCATCGTCGACAACACCGCGCCCACCCCCGCGCTGTGCCGGGCCTTCGAGCACGGCGTCGACGTCGTCGTGCACTCCGCCACCAAGTACATCGGCGGCCATGGCACCGCCATGGGTGGGGTGATCGTCGACTCCGGCAACTTCGACTGGGCCGCCCACGCCGAGCGCTTCCCGAGCCTGACCAGCGGCGACCCCGCCTACCACGGCGTGGTGTGGACCGAGGCCGCCGGCAAGGCCGCGTACATCGTCCGGGCCCGGACGATCCTGCTGCGCAACATGGGCGCGACCATCGCACCGCTGCACGCCTGGCTGTTCCTCCAGGGGCTCGAGTCGCTCTATCTGCGGATGGAACGGCACAGCCAGAACGCGCTGGCGGTCGCCCGGCACCTGGAGCAGCACCCCGATGTCGCCTGGGTGAACTACCCGGGTCTGGACAGCTCGCCGTACAAGGCAACCGCGGACCGACTGTTCACCGGCGCCGGCTATGGCGGCCTGGTGTCGTTCGGCCTCAAGGCCGGGCGTGATGCCGGCAGGCGGGTCGTCGAGGGCCTGGATCTCTTCAGCCATCTGGCCAACATCGGGGACGTGAAGTCGCTGGCGATCCACAACGCCTCGACGACCCACTCCCAGCTCTCCGACGACGAGCTGGCCGCCGCCGGCGTCGCCCCGGAGATGATCCGGCTGTCGATCGGCACCGAGCACATCGGGGACCTGATCGCCGATCTGGACCAGGCGCTGGCCACCGTCCGCTGA
- a CDS encoding MarR family transcriptional regulator, producing MTDVEDPDALRRASRAVQHGVIEIARWATRKTTLERLRSLVPDLVITDLWLLLALDEHGAMRPGELAVRQHVDRSTVTPQVRRLVRAGYAVRRPAPDDRRAALIGLTDKGRAVVDHSRLLADHAVALATADWTAEERAALGELLCRFTQAIEELDAIPIGPAPD from the coding sequence ATGACCGACGTCGAGGACCCCGACGCGCTTCGCCGCGCCTCCCGTGCGGTCCAACACGGGGTGATCGAGATCGCGCGCTGGGCCACCCGCAAGACAACCCTGGAGCGGCTCCGGTCGCTGGTGCCGGATCTGGTGATCACCGACCTGTGGCTGCTGCTGGCCCTCGACGAGCACGGCGCGATGCGGCCCGGCGAGCTGGCCGTCCGCCAGCACGTCGACCGCTCCACCGTCACCCCCCAGGTACGCCGGCTCGTCCGGGCCGGGTACGCCGTCCGCCGGCCCGCCCCCGACGATCGTCGCGCGGCGCTGATCGGCCTCACCGACAAGGGCCGGGCGGTGGTGGACCACTCCCGGCTGCTCGCCGACCACGCCGTCGCCCTCGCCACGGCGGACTGGACGGCCGAGGAGCGGGCCGCCCTCGGGGAGTTGCTGTGCCGGTTCACCCAGGCGATCGAGGAACTCGACGCGATCCCGATCGGCCCTGCCCCGGACTGA
- a CDS encoding MBL fold metallo-hydrolase has translation MEIIRLGHSTLLVETVGTRVLLDPGGFTDGWEEAEGLDAVVVTHRHADHFDVSRIPALLQRNPGVRVLLEPETHREVGLAQAEPFAAGQVETIGGLILEAVGGEHAVIHRDIPRVGNIGVVLAAEGEPRLFHPGDSLSEVPPGIDLMAVPAYGPWAALRETVDWARAVGAPTSFFIHDGLLNDRGRRVIRDRITDMVDTDLRPWTQHVLRY, from the coding sequence ATGGAGATCATCCGACTGGGCCATTCCACCCTGCTGGTCGAGACGGTGGGCACCCGGGTGCTGCTCGATCCCGGCGGCTTCACCGACGGCTGGGAGGAGGCGGAGGGCCTTGACGCCGTGGTCGTCACCCACCGGCATGCCGACCACTTCGACGTCTCCCGGATCCCGGCGCTGCTGCAGCGCAATCCGGGCGTCCGCGTCTTGCTCGAGCCGGAGACGCACCGGGAGGTCGGCCTGGCGCAGGCCGAGCCGTTCGCGGCCGGTCAGGTGGAGACGATCGGCGGGCTGATCCTGGAAGCGGTGGGTGGGGAGCACGCGGTGATCCACCGCGACATCCCCCGGGTCGGCAACATCGGGGTGGTGCTCGCCGCCGAGGGTGAGCCGCGGCTGTTCCACCCCGGTGACTCGTTGTCCGAGGTGCCGCCGGGGATCGACCTGATGGCGGTGCCGGCGTACGGGCCGTGGGCGGCGCTGCGGGAGACCGTCGACTGGGCCCGGGCGGTCGGAGCCCCGACCTCGTTCTTCATCCACGACGGCCTGCTTAACGACCGGGGGCGTCGGGTGATCCGCGACCGGATCACCGACATGGTCGACACCGACCTGCGGCCGTGGACCCAGCACGTGCTGCGCTACTGA
- a CDS encoding YhgE/Pip domain-containing protein, which translates to MLRFLRIGTELRRFSRSRMQRLAIVAACLIPLLYGALYLWAFWDPTGHLNRLPVAIVNQDSGATKDGTAVHAGTDLNDELLDKGSLKWQSTDARTAHEGLVAGDYYAVLTIPADFSQAVTTAGSEHPVQAPLQVQYNDANGYTARTILSSVMREVRTGASDSIGAQMVDKLLIGTSDIRAGLVTASDGATRLTDGADQAHAGAVSLDDGLAQLDTGAGKLVSGADTADSGAHQLVTGTGQLADGSAQVAAGAQQLATGASSLATGADSAHQGAQQLAGGLDTLTTQTRDLPAATKKLADGSAQVAAGNKQLADKASVAAGQVAAASTDLRAALAKLPADDPYVQQAYAALDRVDAKTTTLNGQVQQLSAGAQQVADGNAQLAASAPKLADGIATADKGANSLATGTGQLASGARTLSTGATSVAQGAGQVHDGAVQAHDGASALADGLDTLATGARTLADGLRSAHDGAGTLTAGLTTLTDGAHQLSDGLKSAVDQIPSMDRDTQQANADLISAPVSLDSAWVHQAAANGEGFAPYFMGLALYVGVLITWMLLRPVSDRSLAAPVPALRVVLASWLPGAVVAVLQVALLLGVLVFALGLHLSHPLAAIGFTLLVGLTFLTLQQAINVLLGPAVGRVVVLVLLMLQLTSAGGTYPALTSPPFFQAIHPWLPMTHVVNGLREAITGDLGMQFHAAVAYLVVVIALSLAASTWSAARRRVWTIQRLHPEVTI; encoded by the coding sequence ATGCTCCGCTTCCTCCGCATCGGCACCGAGCTGCGCCGCTTCTCCCGCAGCCGGATGCAGCGGCTCGCCATCGTCGCCGCCTGCCTCATCCCGCTGCTCTACGGCGCGCTCTACCTGTGGGCCTTCTGGGACCCGACCGGCCACCTCAACCGGCTCCCGGTGGCGATCGTCAACCAGGACTCCGGGGCCACCAAGGACGGCACGGCCGTGCACGCCGGCACCGACCTGAACGACGAGCTGCTCGACAAGGGCTCACTGAAATGGCAGAGCACCGATGCCCGCACCGCGCACGAGGGCCTGGTCGCCGGAGACTACTATGCCGTGCTGACCATCCCCGCCGACTTCTCCCAGGCGGTCACCACCGCCGGCTCCGAGCACCCGGTGCAGGCACCGCTGCAGGTGCAGTACAACGACGCCAACGGCTACACCGCCCGGACCATCCTGTCCTCGGTGATGCGGGAGGTCCGCACCGGGGCGTCCGACTCCATCGGTGCCCAGATGGTCGACAAGCTGCTGATCGGCACCTCCGACATCCGCGCCGGCCTGGTCACCGCCTCCGACGGAGCCACCCGGCTCACCGACGGCGCCGACCAGGCGCACGCCGGCGCGGTCAGTCTGGACGACGGCCTGGCCCAGCTCGACACCGGCGCCGGGAAGCTGGTCTCCGGGGCCGACACGGCCGACTCCGGCGCCCATCAACTGGTCACCGGCACCGGCCAGCTGGCCGACGGCTCCGCCCAGGTCGCCGCCGGGGCGCAACAGCTCGCCACCGGCGCCTCCTCGCTGGCCACCGGCGCCGACTCGGCCCACCAGGGCGCGCAACAGCTCGCCGGTGGCCTGGACACCCTCACCACCCAGACCAGGGACCTACCCGCCGCGACGAAGAAGCTGGCCGACGGCTCCGCCCAGGTCGCCGCCGGCAACAAACAGCTCGCCGACAAGGCTTCGGTCGCCGCGGGCCAGGTCGCCGCCGCCTCCACCGACCTGCGCGCCGCCCTCGCCAAACTGCCGGCCGACGACCCGTACGTCCAGCAGGCGTACGCCGCGCTGGACCGGGTCGACGCGAAGACGACGACGCTGAACGGCCAGGTGCAGCAGCTGTCCGCCGGGGCCCAACAGGTCGCCGACGGCAACGCCCAGCTGGCCGCGTCCGCGCCGAAGCTGGCCGACGGCATCGCCACTGCCGACAAGGGCGCGAACTCGCTGGCCACCGGCACCGGGCAGCTCGCCAGCGGCGCACGTACGCTCAGCACCGGCGCCACCTCGGTCGCCCAGGGCGCCGGCCAGGTGCACGACGGGGCGGTCCAGGCGCACGACGGAGCCAGCGCGCTGGCCGACGGGCTGGACACCCTCGCCACCGGGGCACGCACCCTGGCCGACGGCCTGCGCAGCGCCCACGACGGCGCCGGCACCCTCACCGCCGGGCTGACCACCCTCACCGACGGCGCCCACCAGCTCTCCGACGGGCTGAAGAGCGCGGTCGACCAGATCCCCTCGATGGACCGCGACACCCAGCAGGCCAACGCCGACCTGATCAGCGCCCCGGTCTCCCTCGACTCCGCCTGGGTGCACCAGGCCGCCGCGAACGGGGAGGGATTCGCCCCGTACTTCATGGGTCTGGCCCTCTACGTCGGCGTGCTGATCACCTGGATGCTGCTGCGCCCGGTCTCCGATCGTTCCCTCGCCGCGCCGGTGCCGGCACTGCGGGTGGTGCTGGCCAGCTGGCTGCCCGGCGCCGTGGTGGCGGTCCTCCAGGTCGCCCTGCTGCTCGGCGTGCTGGTCTTCGCCCTCGGGCTGCACCTCAGCCACCCGCTGGCGGCGATCGGTTTCACCCTGCTGGTGGGACTGACCTTCCTCACCCTGCAACAGGCGATCAACGTGCTGCTCGGACCGGCCGTCGGCCGGGTGGTCGTGCTGGTGCTGCTGATGCTGCAGCTCACCTCGGCCGGCGGCACCTACCCGGCCCTCACCAGCCCGCCGTTCTTCCAGGCCATCCATCCCTGGCTGCCGATGACGCACGTGGTGAACGGGCTGCGGGAGGCGATCACCGGCGATCTGGGGATGCAATTCCACGCCGCGGTGGCCTACCTTGTCGTCGTGATCGCCCTGAGCCTCGCGGCCAGCACATGGTCGGCCGCACGGCGCCGCGTGTGGACGATCCAGCGCCTGCACCCGGAGGTGACGATCTGA
- a CDS encoding ATP-binding cassette domain-containing protein encodes MVTIEPPAIRARDLLLTSTRGTVYGPVDLEVPAGRLLGLVSPEGGGRTSLLLTLAGRMRFTSGSLQVSGHPLPRATGLVQRHSALANFADIDAPDDGLTPREIVTERAGLLTPLWRRVPRWQDPAIQQLLELAFGERPVPDPDGYVWELSALDTTLLQIAIALMGDPQLLVVDDIDALHDPTDQLTVWRTLVRLTDRPGPTAPTPAPPPDRPPLTVIASAATPELLPPEVDWVDPHGSRTTDTPTAPTAPSSDTTPLPAPVSAGTPVPASVPTQED; translated from the coding sequence ATGGTGACCATCGAACCGCCCGCCATCCGGGCCCGCGACCTGCTGCTCACCTCGACCCGAGGCACCGTGTACGGCCCCGTCGATCTCGAGGTGCCGGCCGGCCGGCTGCTCGGCCTGGTCTCCCCTGAGGGCGGCGGGCGGACCAGCCTGCTGCTCACCCTCGCCGGCCGGATGCGCTTCACCTCCGGCAGTCTGCAGGTGTCGGGACATCCGCTGCCCCGGGCGACCGGTCTGGTCCAGCGCCACAGCGCCCTGGCCAACTTCGCCGACATCGACGCGCCGGACGACGGCCTCACGCCACGGGAGATCGTCACCGAACGGGCCGGACTACTCACCCCGCTGTGGCGGCGCGTGCCACGCTGGCAGGACCCGGCGATCCAGCAGCTGCTCGAGCTGGCCTTCGGCGAGCGCCCGGTCCCCGACCCCGACGGCTACGTCTGGGAGTTGAGCGCCCTCGACACGACGCTGCTGCAGATCGCGATCGCACTGATGGGCGACCCGCAGCTGCTCGTCGTGGACGACATCGACGCCCTGCACGACCCGACCGACCAGCTCACCGTCTGGCGGACCCTCGTCCGGCTCACCGACCGACCGGGCCCGACGGCCCCCACGCCGGCCCCTCCGCCGGACCGGCCACCGCTCACCGTCATCGCCTCGGCCGCGACGCCTGAGCTGCTGCCGCCCGAGGTGGACTGGGTCGATCCGCACGGCTCGCGGACCACAGACACGCCGACCGCCCCCACCGCGCCCAGTTCCGACACCACCCCCCTGCCTGCCCCCGTTTCCGCCGGCACACCCGTCCCGGCCTCCGTCCCCACCCAGGAGGACTGA
- a CDS encoding TetR/AcrR family transcriptional regulator, with amino-acid sequence MSTAAPRDGTRTDGRTARRVATRERVIAAGLELFAERGYSATSVDDIAERAGVSKGTVFYNFGSKQGLGAVVVRESADRIAAVAEAARAPYEGWEALSAIVLALLRAFDTDPATCQVLLTELFRNERPWHADLPATRAALIAPVVAVIRGVHEQRYTAGRTQVRPGPEHFEMIAVAILGALAFSALDRATFHPQRSVEDVQSALMVTISGLAGG; translated from the coding sequence ATGTCCACGGCAGCGCCCCGCGACGGTACCAGGACCGACGGGCGGACGGCCCGGCGCGTCGCGACCCGGGAACGGGTGATCGCGGCCGGGCTCGAGCTCTTCGCCGAGCGCGGCTACAGCGCCACCTCGGTGGACGACATCGCCGAGCGGGCCGGGGTCAGCAAGGGCACGGTGTTCTACAACTTCGGCTCCAAGCAGGGCCTGGGGGCGGTGGTGGTCCGGGAATCGGCCGACCGGATCGCCGCCGTCGCCGAGGCCGCCCGGGCACCGTACGAGGGCTGGGAGGCGCTGAGCGCGATCGTGCTGGCCCTGCTGCGCGCCTTCGACACCGATCCGGCCACCTGTCAGGTGCTGCTCACCGAGCTGTTCCGCAACGAGCGGCCCTGGCACGCCGACCTGCCGGCGACCCGCGCCGCGCTGATCGCGCCGGTGGTCGCGGTGATCCGCGGGGTGCACGAGCAGCGTTACACCGCGGGACGTACGCAGGTGCGGCCGGGCCCGGAACACTTCGAGATGATCGCGGTGGCGATCCTCGGGGCGCTGGCCTTCTCCGCCCTGGACCGGGCCACGTTCCACCCGCAGCGCAGCGTCGAGGACGTGCAGAGCGCGTTGATGGTGACGATCAGCGGCCTGGCCGGAGGGTGA